ATCGGTCTCGGCTACGCGGGCCGCGAGGCCGACGAGGCCGTGGCCGCCGTCACCCCGCAGGCCGCGGCCGCCGGGGCGGCCCCGCAGGTGGGCGTGTTGCTCAAGGCGGCCCTCCAGACCCTCAACCGCACCCGGTGACCCCCGGGGCCCGCCGTCCGGGCCGGGCCGGGCCGCCGCGCTCCGGCCCGCTCCCCACGGCGGGTCCCGCGCGAGGACGCCCCGCGCTCCCCGCCCAGGGGTGCCCCGGGACCCGCGCCCGCCGACCGCCCCGCGGCCCTGCCGCCCGACCCCATGAGGCACACACGCAGTGAACTGGGACGACAGCACCACCGGCCCCGACGACGCCCCCACCGCTCCCGGCGGACGGCTCGTCGGCTCCTTCGCCGACGGGGAGGACCAGGCCGTCGAGGCGGCGCTCCGCCCGAAGTCGCTGGACGAGTTCGTCGGCCAGGAGCGCGTACGGGAACAGCTCGACCTGGTGCTGAGGGCCGCCCGCGCCCGGGGGGCGACCGCCGACCACGTCCTGCTCTCCGGCGCCCCCGGGCTGGGCAAGACCACCCTGTCGATGATCATCGCCGCCGAGATGCAGGCCCCGATCCGGATCACCTCGGGCCCCGCCATCCAGCACGCGGGCGATCTCGCCGCGATCCTCTCCTCCCTCCAGGAGGGCGAGGTGCTCTTCCTCGACGAGATCCACCGGATGTCCCGGCCCGCCGAGGAGATGCTCTACATGGCCATGGAGGACTTCCGGGTCGACGTGATCGTCGGCAAGGGCCCCGGGGCCACCGCCATCCCCCTGGAGCTGCCGCCCTTCACCCTGGTCGGGGCCACCACCCGGGCCGGGCTGCTGCCGCCGCCGCTGCGCGACCGCTTCGGCTTCACCGCCCATATGGAGTTCTACGACCCCGCCGAGCTCCAGCGGGTCGTCCACCGCTCGGCGCTGCTGCTCGACGTCGAGATCGACACCGACGGGGCCGCCGAGATCGCCGGACGCTCCCGCGGCACCCCCCGGATCGCCAACCGGCTGCTCCGCCGGGTACGGGACTACGCGCAGGTCAAGGTGGACGGCCGGATCACCCGTGAGGTGGCTTGCGCGGCCCTGCGGGTGTACGAGGTGGACAGCCGCGGCCTCGACCGGCTGGACCGCGCGGTCCTGGAGGCCCTGCTGAAACTGTTCGCGGGCGGCCCCGTCGGACTCTCCACCCTGGCGGTGGCCGTGGGGGAGGAGCGGGAAACGGTCGAGGAGGTCGCCGAGCCCTTCCTCGTACGGGAGGGACTGCTGGCCAGGACCCCGCGTGGGCGGATCGCCACCCCGGCGGCCTGGGCGCACCTCGGACTGGTGCCGCCGCAGGCCGCGGGGGGTCCCGGCGGGCGGGCCGGGCAGGGCGGATTGTTCGGCCCGTGACGGCGCGGACACTCCCCTCGGGGGAACCACGGTGGGATGCTGGGCGTTGTTCCAATGATGCGGACTCGCTTAGACTCCGCCGATGCCGACCTACCAGGTCGGCGTGCCCACCCCCGTAGATAGGCCGCCCAGTGATGCGGTCGTGTGAAGGAAGTCTCTTCCCGTGGATCTCGTCGCCCTTCTCCCCTTTGTTCTGCTCATCGGGCTCATGTTCCTGATGACCCGGTCCGCCAAGAAGAAGCAGCAGCAGG
The nucleotide sequence above comes from Streptomyces clavuligerus. Encoded proteins:
- the ruvB gene encoding Holliday junction branch migration DNA helicase RuvB, with amino-acid sequence MNWDDSTTGPDDAPTAPGGRLVGSFADGEDQAVEAALRPKSLDEFVGQERVREQLDLVLRAARARGATADHVLLSGAPGLGKTTLSMIIAAEMQAPIRITSGPAIQHAGDLAAILSSLQEGEVLFLDEIHRMSRPAEEMLYMAMEDFRVDVIVGKGPGATAIPLELPPFTLVGATTRAGLLPPPLRDRFGFTAHMEFYDPAELQRVVHRSALLLDVEIDTDGAAEIAGRSRGTPRIANRLLRRVRDYAQVKVDGRITREVACAALRVYEVDSRGLDRLDRAVLEALLKLFAGGPVGLSTLAVAVGEERETVEEVAEPFLVREGLLARTPRGRIATPAAWAHLGLVPPQAAGGPGGRAGQGGLFGP